The following DNA comes from Blattabacterium cuenoti.
AATCAAAAAATTCGAAAATGTTCCATATCCCCAATTTCTGGAAGATTTTTTCCATAAAATTTTTGACCAGGTATCATAATATCTTCATATGCAAATAAATTAGATAAATCTCCTATATCTACAATTTTTGGAATAAAAGAAAGAGTATTTTTTTTCAAGTCAAATTTTTCAAAATTAATTAAACCTATATCTATCAAATACTTTTTTTTCCCTTTTAGGATTTGAACTTTTCTATATATTTTATCTAATAAAATATCTTTATTTTTTGGAATAGTAAAATAATATCTATAATCTTTTTCAAGATATTTATATCGATAAGAAATAAAATAAATTCCTGCAAGAATAGATAAAGTGTTGTATTTTCGAATTTTTTCTTTTTGAAAATCTTTTGGATAATTTCCAGCTTCAAGTAAAATACAAGGATATCCTATTTTTTGTAAGTTATCCCCCGTTGCTGTAGGATAATATGCATCAGAAAATCTACCTACTGATCCTACATTAGGTAATATTTTTTTAAGTTCTTTAGTCATGAAATAGATGATTCCCATTGATTGTTTTCTACTTATAGAATCCTCATTTTTTTCTATAGAAGGAGATAAAAAAGATATAATTGCAGGATTAAAAAATTTATTTCCAATATTATAAATACTTCTTTGATCATGCAAATTAAATAAGACGTAGGGCTTACTATTATGTATTTCTCTGAATAAAACTTGTATTTCCGGAGATTGTAAACGAATAGCGTCTCTATTTAGATCAATATTTATAGCGTTTCTTCTTTGAAATTTTTCAGATCCATCAGGATTCAACATAGGAATGAATAAAATTGTTAAGTTTTCAAATAAAAATTTGATCAAATCATGATATCTATTTTTAAAAAAGAAATGAAGAAGATCAAATATAGATTTTGTTCCTGTAGTTTCATTTCCATGCATTTGAGACCAAATTAATACTTTTATTTTTCCTACCCCCCATTTTATTTTAAATATAATTCTTTTTTCTACAGATAATCCTATAGGAGTTATAGAACATATACTTCTATATTTTTTCATCATTTCCAATAATTTAGAATACCTAAAAATCTTAGAAGCAATAATCCTATTATCTTTCAATATATCATAATTACGAAATATAGATTTTATATCAAAAACTAACATAAATTATAATTTTTAAATTCTATTTATTTAAAATTGTTTTATCTTTCGAAATCTTTCAAAAGAATAATAATGGTTAAAATAAAAATAAACTATTTACAAATTTTTTTAGTTTTAAAAATTATATCATAAAAATATAAAACATTGACAATGAACGTGATAATTTATTTAGTTATACGAATTTTTAATATATGAAGAATTATTTTAAGATCAATTACATCGAAGCTTTTTTATTAATAGTAGCATTTACTGCTTTAAATTTTTTCAATGCCATTTTTAGAAAATTATTGATTTCTATCAATTTTCCTGAAAGTATGATTTTTTCAATATCATATACTATCCCTTTTATTCTTTTGTTCGTTTTTATTTCTCATCAAGCTCAAAAAAAAAATCTAACTATAGATTTATCTATGAGATTATCTCCATGGTATATTTATCTTATTCTTTTTTGTATGATGTTTTGCGTGATTATTCTAAATGAACATCTTTCTTCATTAGTTCCAATAGAAGGGCCTATATTAGGAGATATGTATAAGAAAATTGAAGAATTTTTGAAAGAGGAAGTTCAAAATCCAATTCCTTTTTTTTCTACTACAGTATTATTAGCACCTATATGTGAAGAAGTTTTTTTTAGAGGTATTATTTTAAATGGAATGTTAAAAAATAAAATACATCCAATGAAAGCTATTTTATTTTCTTCATTCTTATTTGGATTAACTCATATGAATCCATGGCAATTTGTAGGTGGTATTGTCATTGGAAGTTTCATAGGTTTTATTTATTTTGTTACTTCTTCCATTATAAACTGTATATTATTACATATTTTTAACAATGCTTTTGCAATATTTATAATGTTTTTTTTCATAAAAAATGAAAAAGTTCTTTCAAAAGAAAGAAACTCCAATTTTTGGATAGTATTAATGATAATTTTTACTATTATAATTACCGGATGTTTTTTTCTATATAAAAAAAGTAGAAAAGTATGAAAAATATTTAAAACAATAACATATCAGGTAGATAAAAAAAAAGAAGAAATAAAATTTTTTAATTCGTATTCGGATAATACATTTCATTTTTCATACTTGTTTTTTTAAAATATTTCCATATTCATTCATTGAATATGGAAATACTATTAAAAAAAATAGTTTCATAATATCCAATTAAAAAAAACAAGTAATCCATATTTTTCAGAATATTTTATTTAGATTAGAAGTAAAATATTTAAATGGATAAATAACCTATATCGAAAATAAAATAAGTCATAAAAACAAAAACTTTTATTAATTTGTAAATCATATAAATTTTTAATAATGAAAAAACCTTCATTAACTATTTTGGGATGTCACTCTTCTATACCTACAAATAAATTTCATCCCACTGCTCAGATATTAGAGATGAAAGGTTTTTACTTTCTTATTGATTGTGGAGAAGGAACTCAAGTTCAATTAAGAAAAGCAAAAGTAAAGTTTAATAAAATCATGCATATATTTATCTCTCATTTACATGGAGATCACTTTTTTGGTTTAATTGGATTATTATCTACATTTCATTTATTGGGAAGAGAGAAATCAATCAATATTTACGCTCCAAAAGGATTAAAAGAGATTATAAATGTTCATTTCAAATGGTCTTATACAAAACTTAAATATGATATAGATCATATAGAATTATCATCTAAAAAATTAGAAAAAATCATGGAAAACGATAAAATAGAAGTTTTTTCTATTCCGTTAAAACACAGAATTTATACTAATGGATTCCTTTTTAAAGAAAAACCTAGCAATAGAAAATTAAACATAGAGGAAATTCGAAAAATTCCTGATATACGAATTACAAATTACAAAGATATAAAATTAGGAAAAGATTTTAAAACAAATAATGGTAGAATCATTCCAAACAAAAAATTAACATTTGATCCTCCAAAAATATTATCTTATGCTTTTTGTTCAGATACTTCTTTTTATTTACCTATAATTGAACATATAAAATATGTAGATTTATTATATCACGAATCTACTTTTTTAAAAACAGAAGAAAATAGAGCTATTAATACAGGACATTCTACAGCAAACCAAGCCGCTTATATAGCAAAAAAAGCTAAAGTAAAAAAACTATTATTAGGACACTATTCTAATCGATTCCCTAATATAAAAACATTTGAAAAAGAAGCAAAAAAAATATTTTTTAATGTAGAAGCTTCCGTCCCTTTAAAGACATATTATTTATAATAATAAAAAATTATGTGATCAATTCAATTCTTCTAGAAGAAAAAAAAGATATAATTATTCCTACAATGAAAATAATACTAACCACTATCCAAGAATCTACCATTGTAATTTTAACAGGAAAAGGAATTTTTGATCCTATTTTAAAAAAATGATACATCTCTTGCATATAAGAAATTATGTATGCAATTAATAAACCACTAGAACATCCGATAATCGTAATTATACAACCTATATAAAAAAAAATAGTCTTAATTCTATATAAAGAGAACCCCATATTCCAAAATATCATCAATTCATTTAATTTATCTAATTGTAAAATATAAATAGCGCTAAATAAATTAAAACTAGTGATAAATATCATTAACCCAAATAAAAAATAAAGAAAGATTTTTTCTGTTTTAAAAATTTTATAAAAAGCTTTTTCTTTTTCTGTTCTTGTGATTATTTTAAACTTGGATCCAAATTTATCTAATAAATTTTTTTTTATTTTTTTAACGTCTGCTTTATCATGAATTTTTATTTCTAATGTATGAACTCCTTTTTCTTTTATTATGTCTTGCAAATTATATAGATTACAAAATAAATATTGGATATCCATGTTTGAAGAAAAAGTAAAAATTCCTTTTACCAAAATTTTCTTTTTTATAAAAAATGGAACAAAAGAATTTTTCTTTCTTTTATAAGAAAAAAAAAATATTCTATTAGGAATATTCATATAATATATAATTGGTAAATAATTCATTATAGAATTACTTCCTACATATATATTCAAATAATCAGGATATGAAGTATTTACTAAATCTATTTTTTTAAAGTTTTTCATAACTTTTTCGTATTCTTTATCCACTCCTTTTAAAGGAATAAAAAAATTATGATTTTTATAATATAAAAAAATTTTCTTTTCCATAGTTTCAGAAATAGCTGCAATCCCTTTTACAGATTTTATTTCTTTTTTTAGAATATTATCATTATCCATAAATAAATTTTGTTCATTGAACAATGACATGATTATATCAGGATAATGAATTTTATAAAATTTTTTATTAAAATTTTCTAATCCTGAAAAAACAAATAAAATTGTAGACATAGAAAATGTAGAAATAGATAAAGATAAAATAGATAGAAAAACGATAATATTAACAATGTTAATTCTTTTTTTAGAAAAAAAGTAACGTATTGCTATGTTAAATTCTATTTCCAATAATGATTTATTTGAATACGATAAAATCTAATTTGGGTATTTTTTTCACACGATATCTTAATTTTTTAGAAAGCAATTTTCTATAGAATCTAGATTGAGAACGAATATATTCTAAAACATCTTGATCTAAAAAAGGATACATACTAATATATACTTTTATTAAATTCATATCAGAAGTAATATATACTCTAATTAAAGTAAGTAAAAATTTTTCTTTACTTTTACTACGATTTCGAATTTCTTTATTTAGTTTATTTAATATTTCTGCTATTTCTATGGAAAATATTGAAGATAATTTTTCATTTTTAATAATACTAATTTCTTTCATAAAAATTTCACTAATTGAATCAATAAAAAATATTATAAAAAATATAGAATAGAAAAATAAATAATTTTGTAAAATTTCATATTTTTGTATATAACTAAGGTCCCATAGCTCAGTCGGTTAGAGCACCTGACTCATAATCAGGGAGTCGCTGGTTCAAATCCTGCTGGGACCATTCTTTTGTAACCGGGGCGGGATTCGAACCCACAACTTACAGTTTAGGAAACTGTTGTTCTATCCTGATTGAACTACCCAGTCTTACTTTTTCTCAATAATTGATACAACTGATCTATTGTTTTTTGTCTTTTTAAAACAAACAAAACCGTTTTTTATAGCATACAAAGTATGATCTTTTCCTATTCCTACATTTTCACCTGGATGGTGTTTAGTTCCTCTCTGACGAACTATTATGTTTCCTGCATTTACATATTGATTTCCATATATTTTTACTCCTAATCTTCTTCCTATAGAATCTCTCCCATTTCTAGAACTTCCTGAACCTTTTTTATGAGCCATTTTTAATTACTATTTATCTTATTATTTAATATGAAAGAAATTATTTTAATTTTTGAAAAAAAAGGTCTAAATCCATTTTTTATTTTATATCCTTTTCTTCTTTTTTTTTTGAAGATAATAATTTTTTTTCCTTTTACATGTTGTAAAATTTCTATTTCAATTTTTATATTTTCTAAAAAAGGAGTGCCTATTTCTACGGAAATCCCTTTTTTAGAAAAAAATAAAACTTGATTCAAAAATCTTCTTTCTCCTTCTTTTATAGAAGAAAGAAAAGGAACATAAACATACTTATTCTCAACAAGTTTAAATTGTTTTCCTTGTATATTAACAATAGCGTAAGTCATATTGAGTGAGTTATTTAAATAACAATTTTTTAGCTTTTAAAAGTCCTTTAAACAAATAATCTATTTCTTGAAAAGTATTATATATAGAGAAACTAACACGAATCATTCCTGAAACTTTAAAAAAGTTCATTAAAGGTTGTGCACATAAATGACCTGTTCGAACAGCAATTCCTAATTGATCTAAAACACTACCTACATCAAAAAAATGTAATTCCTTTAAATTAAAGGAAATAATACTAGATTTTTTGTAAAAATTTTTTATATCTCCATATAATTGAATCCCATCTATATCGCTCAAACGTTGAAACGCATATTTTAAAAGTTTATCTTTATAAGATTGAATATTTATGATTCCTATTTTTTCGATAAAATCGATAGCAGCACCCCATACAATAATTCCTTCTATATTTGGAGTTCCAGCTTCAAATTTAAATGGTAAATCTAAATAAGTTGTTTTTTCAAAACTTACATTTCGAATCATTTCCCCTCCAAATTGATAAGGAGAAATAGAATCTAGTATTTCTTTTTTTCCGTATAATACCCCAATTCCAGTAGGTCCATACATTTTATGAGCGGAAAAAGCATAAAAGTCAACATCTAAATCTTGCATATTTAAACATAAATTGGATGGTACTTGAGCTCCATCAATTAATACCATAGCTCCATATTCATGAGATTTTTGAATAATATATTTAATAGGATTTATAATTCCAAGAACATTAGATATATGACTAACAGACACTAATTTTGTTTTTTTCGAAATCAAAAAATCAAAATCTTTTAATTTTAAAAAACCGTTTTCATCAATAGGAATTATTTTTAATATAGCTCCTTTATTCCTACAAAGAACTTGCCATGGAACAATATTAGAATGATGTTCAATACAAGAAATAATAATCTCATCTCCTTCTTTGATTAAATCATTTATGCTAGAAGCTACTAAATTAATAGATTCTGTACACCCTTTTGTGAAAATAATTTCCGAAGAATGTTTCGCATGAATAAATTTTTTAATTTTCTCTCGAACATTTTCTACATAAATAGTAGCTTTTTGGCTTAAATAATGCAATCCACGATGAACATTAGCATTTATCGTAGAATAGTATTTTTTAGAGGCTTGAATAACCTGTAAAGGTTTTTGAGTAGTAGCAGCATTATCTATATAAACCAAAGGTTTATTAGTATTTACCTTTTCTTTTAAAATGGGAAACAAACTTCTTATTTCCTGTATTTCTTCTTCTGAAAACATTATAATAAATATTTATCTAATTTTAGATTTATTTCTTTATAGATAAATTTTCTTAATTCAAAAATATGAATAGGTTTCAATATTTCTTCTAAAAACGAAAGTAACAATAAAATTGTTCCATACTTTTTGGATATCCCTCTTGATTGAAGATAAAATAATTCATATTCTTGAATATTCCCTATTGTACATCCATGTGAACATTTTACATTTTTAGAATAAATTTCCAATTGAGGTTTAGCATATATAAAAGCTTCTTTAGAAAGAAGAATATTATTGTTTCTTTGATAAGCGTTAATATTATTTATCCATTTATCAATAGTAATTTTTCCATTAAAAATACTTTTAGATTTATCTAACAAAATATTTTTGTATAATTGAAAACTAAAAGCATTTGAATATGAATGATTCATAAAAGTATGATGATCTACAAATTGTTTTTCTGATAAAAGCGAAATTCCATATAAATAAGAATAAGTTTTTTCTCCATAAGAATATAATTTCAAATTATTTCTAATGAAATTTCCTTGAAAAGAAAAAGTATAAACAGAACTTTTGCTATTTTTTTTTTGTTTAAAAAATGTATTATCTATGATTGATATTTTGTTAAAATTATTTTGTATTTTATAATAATCAATTTTACTATGATTAGAAACATAAATTTCACTGACAGAATTTATAAAAGATAAATGGTTTTTTAGGGATTTATGATGTTCTATAATTTGAACAGAAGAATGTTCTCCTACTATAATTAAATTTCTCGGATTTAACATGACTGGATATTGATCCCCTGTAGAAATATGTAATATTTCTATAGGCTTATCTAAAATAAAATGGTTAGGGATATAAATATAGGCCCCATCTTTTGATAAAAAAGTATTCAAAGTATAAAAAGCATCATATTCATATGAAAGTTTTCCATAATAACTTTTGATTATATTCTCTTTTTGTGAAATTATATTAGATAAAACAACGTTTTTATTTTCTATCTTTGTTTGAGAAAAAGACGAATAATAGACCCCATCTATAAAAATAAGAAGAAAAGATTCTTTTTTTTTCTTAAAAAAAGTTAATTCTTCTATTTTATTATATTCTATATTTTCTTTTTTTTCATATTCAAAAAAAATAATATGATAATCCTGATTAATAATTGAATTAATATCCGTATTTTTCCATTCTTCATGTGTAACAGAAGAAGGAAATCCTTTTTTTTTAAAAAAATCAATGTGTTTTCTCTGTAAATAAGAAACATAAGTATTATTTTCTATTCTAGAATAATATTTATCATTTGATATCAATAAAATTATTTTTTCCTTTAATTGCATAATAAATATTATAATATACAATAATCTATTGATTATTTATTTTTTTTTATTAATCCAATCGTATCCTTCTTTTTCTAATCTTTCAGCTAATTTATAATCCCCTGATAAAACAATTTTTCCATCATACAAAATATGTATGATATAATCTGAAAGAATATGATCTAATAGTCTTTTATAATGAGTAATAATTAAAATAGAATTAGTTTTATTTCTAAAGGTATTAATACCTTTAGAAACTATACGTAAAGCGTCTATATCTAATCCTGAATCTACTTCATCCAAAATAGACAGTAATGGATCTAATGTTATCATTTGAAATATTTCATTACGTTTTTTTTCTCCTCCTGAAAATCCTTCATTTAAAGAACGATAAATGAAATTATTTTCAATATCTAATCGATAAGCACTATCTTTTATTTTTTCTAATATTCTTTTAGAAGACATTTTATCCAAATTTTTCGCTTTACGAGTAGAATTGATAGCTGTTTTAATAAAATTAATGATAGAAATTCCAGGTATTTCTACTGGATGTTGAAAAGAAAGAAAAATTCCTAAATGAGCACGTTCTTCTGTAGAAAAATTATTTAAATTTTTATTCAAAAAATAAATATTTCCTTTAGTTATATCATATTCTTTTTTTCCTGCTATGATAGAAGCAAGAGTACTTTTTCCAGATCCATTAGGACCCATTATCACATGAGTTTCTCCTGTTTTTATTTTTAAATTGATTCCTTTAAGGATTTCTTTTTTTTCTATAGAAGCATGTAAATTATCTATATTTAACATAATTTTTTCAATTAATTTACAATTCAATTCCCATTTTATCCTATTGATCCTTCTAAAGAAATTTCCAAAAGTTTTTTAGCTTCTACTGCAAATTCCATAGGTAATTTTTTTAATATTTCATTACTAAAACCATGAACTATTAAAGAAATAGCTTTTTCTGTATCTATTCCTCTTTGATTACAATAAAAAATCTGATTTTCTCCAATTTTTGACGTAGTAGCCTCATGTTCCACTTGAGAAGTAGGATTAGATACAGAAATATGGGGAAAAGTATGTGCTCCACATTCATTTCCTATTAACAAAGAATCGCACTGAGAAAAATTTCTAGAATACTCTGCTTCAGGGACTATTTTTACTAATCCTCTATAACTATTTTGAGATTTTCCTGAAGATATTCCTTTTGATATAACAATACTTTTTGAATGTTTTCCTATATGAATCATTTTAGTTCCTGTATCAGCTTGTTGAAAATTTTTAGTTAAAGCTAAAGAATAAAAATTTCCTATAGAAAAATCTCCTTTTAAAATACAAGATGGATATTTCCAAGTAATAGAAGACCCCGTTTCTACTTGAATCCAGGATATTTTAGCTTTTTTTTCACATAATCCACGTTTAGTTACAAAATTAAAAACACCTCCTTCTCCTTTTTTATCTCCAGGATACCAATTTTGAACAGTAGAATATTTTATTTCAGAATTTTCCAAAGCTATTAACTCAACTACAGCTGCATGTAATTGATTTTCTTTTCTTTGTGGAGCTGTACATCCCTCCAAATAACTAACATAAGAGTCTTTATCTGCAATAATTAACGTTCTTTCAAATTGTCCAGTTCCATTTTCATTAATTCGAAAATATGTAGACAATTCCATAGGACAACGAACCCCTTTTGGGATATAACAGAATGATCCATCGGAAAATACAGCTGAATTAAGAGCTGCATAAAAATTATCTTTTTTAGAAATAACCGTTCCTAAGTATTTTTTAACAATATCTGGATATTTTATCAAAGCTTCATTGATGGAACAAAATATAATCCCTTTATTTTTTAATTTTTTCTTAAATGTAGTGGCCAATGAAACGGAATCTAATACTATATCTGTAGCTACACCTGAAAGAATTTTTTTTTCTTCTATAGGAATTCCCAATTTATTGAATGTCTCTATTAATTCAGGATCCACTTCTTCTAACTTGTTTAAATTTATTTTTTTTTTAGGTGCAGAATAATAACTAATTTCTTGAAATTTAGGTACGGTATATCTTATATTTGCCCATTTTGGAGGGGTCATACTTTTCCATATTTGATAAGATTCTATCCTCCAATCTAACATCCATGTTGGCTCCTTTTTTTTATTTGTAATTTTTCTAATTACATCCTCATTTAATCCTACTGAAATTTTATCTGATTTTATCGGAGTATAAAATCCATATTGATATTCTGATTTTGTAAAATTATCCAGTATTTTATTATTTTTTTTCATTTTGATGAAAAACTTTTTCCACATCCACAAGTATGTTTTGCATTAGGATTTTTAAAATAAAATCCTTTTCCATTTAATCCATCTGAATATTCTAAAATCGTTCCTTTCAAATAAGGAATACTATTTTGATCTACTAATATTTTCATTCCTTCATATTGAAAATATAGATCTTCCCTTTGTTTTTCTTGATCAAAAGTAAGTTCATATGACATTCCTGAACAGCCTCCACTTTTAACTCCAAACCTTATAAAGGAAACTTCCTTAGTAAAACCCTCTTTCTTCATAAGAGAGATTAATTTATTTCTAGCTTTATCAGATATACGAACCATAATCTTTACGATTTAAAATTATAATCAATTTCCATTTTTTCCATTAAAAAACCAAGTTATTTTTGTAATTCCTTCTTTTATTCCCCATTTTTTAGACATTCCAGCATTAATTGCTAATACATATTTAATGATATTTTTTTCATCAGTTTTAGGAATATCTATTTCTATCATCGGATTCATATGGGTCTTTATAGAAAGAACAGTATTAAACTGATTTATATAAATAATATCCAAAGGAATTCGCATGTTTTTCATGTTTATTATTTTATAATCTTCTCGATCTTGAAATAAGAATAGCATTCCTCTATTTTCTTTTAAAAAAGATCTATATGTTAATCCATTTTTTTTTTCTGTATCTCTATAAGATAATTCTACATCTATTTTTTTGATAACGAGGTTTTTATTTTTTAAATATAATTCTCCATCTTTAATAAATTCTATTTCTAATAAATCTCCTACATTTTCTAATTCTAAAACAAGATCCTCATTCCTTTTATCAGAAAAAAAAATCAAACAAAAAAAAATTATCATTAGTGAAAAAAAAATATTTATTTTCTTCATAACCAAAAAAAATATTTTTTAATTCTATCTAAATTAAAAAGAAATAAACCAAAAATAATGAAAGGAATACTTAAACATTGTCCAGTGTTCAAAGATAAAAATTGAATAAATTCTTCTCCTTGAGGTTCTTTCAAAAATTCTAATAAAAAACGAACAGACCAAAGTAAAGTAAAAAATATTCCAGATAAGAATCCATCATGGATTTTTTTTTCTTTTTTATTATAAAAAAACCAAAGCAATAAAAAAATAAGTAAATAACTGATAGATTCATATATTTGTGTTGGATGCCTAGGAATTACTTCTCCGTATTCTGTATCCATCTGGATAAATTTTACAGCAAAAGGTAACTTGGGATTACATGGTTTTCCTACTATTTCAGAATTAAAAAAATTACCTATTCTAATAAATATAGCAGATAAAGAAACTCCAATACATAATCGATCACATAACCATATAAAAGACTTTTTTAGTATTTTTCTGTTATAAAAAAAATTAGATAGAATAATTCCTATGGTTGCACCATGACTTGATAATCCTCTATAACCAATAAATTCATAACCTTTTATAATTCCTAATAAATAATGATGATCGTTTTCTTTTACTGGAAAAAATACTTCTATCCAATGATCAGAAAAATATGAAAAATCATAAAAAAAAACTTGTCCTAATCTAGCTCCTATAAAAGTTCCAAAAAAAGTATATATGAATAAAGATTCTAAATATATTGGAGAAATATTTTCTTTTCTAAAAAGAAACTTCATAAATCTCCATCCTAATAAAAAAGAAATAATAAACATAAGACTATAAATGTGAATAAAAAAACCTTTCCATAAAGGAAATTTATAAATAGGATCCCAATTAATATAATACATAATCATTTTATTTTTTATATAGGATCATATCCTGATGGCCCCCAAGGATGACAACTTATAATTCTTTTAATCCCTATAAAGAATCCTTTAAAAAAAGGCCATTTTTTTAAAGAACCAATCATAT
Coding sequences within:
- the sufB gene encoding Fe-S cluster assembly protein SufB, which encodes MKKNNKILDNFTKSEYQYGFYTPIKSDKISVGLNEDVIRKITNKKKEPTWMLDWRIESYQIWKSMTPPKWANIRYTVPKFQEISYYSAPKKKINLNKLEEVDPELIETFNKLGIPIEEKKILSGVATDIVLDSVSLATTFKKKLKNKGIIFCSINEALIKYPDIVKKYLGTVISKKDNFYAALNSAVFSDGSFCYIPKGVRCPMELSTYFRINENGTGQFERTLIIADKDSYVSYLEGCTAPQRKENQLHAAVVELIALENSEIKYSTVQNWYPGDKKGEGGVFNFVTKRGLCEKKAKISWIQVETGSSITWKYPSCILKGDFSIGNFYSLALTKNFQQADTGTKMIHIGKHSKSIVISKGISSGKSQNSYRGLVKIVPEAEYSRNFSQCDSLLIGNECGAHTFPHISVSNPTSQVEHEATTSKIGENQIFYCNQRGIDTEKAISLIVHGFSNEILKKLPMEFAVEAKKLLEISLEGSIG
- a CDS encoding HesB/IscA family protein; the encoded protein is MVRISDKARNKLISLMKKEGFTKEVSFIRFGVKSGGCSGMSYELTFDQEKQREDLYFQYEGMKILVDQNSIPYLKGTILEYSDGLNGKGFYFKNPNAKHTCGCGKSFSSK
- a CDS encoding DUF192 domain-containing protein, with product MKKINIFFSLMIIFFCLIFFSDKRNEDLVLELENVGDLLEIEFIKDGELYLKNKNLVIKKIDVELSYRDTEKKNGLTYRSFLKENRGMLFLFQDREDYKIINMKNMRIPLDIIYINQFNTVLSIKTHMNPMIEIDIPKTDEKNIIKYVLAINAGMSKKWGIKEGITKITWFFNGKNGN
- the lgt gene encoding prolipoprotein diacylglyceryl transferase; its protein translation is MIMYYINWDPIYKFPLWKGFFIHIYSLMFIISFLLGWRFMKFLFRKENISPIYLESLFIYTFFGTFIGARLGQVFFYDFSYFSDHWIEVFFPVKENDHHYLLGIIKGYEFIGYRGLSSHGATIGIILSNFFYNRKILKKSFIWLCDRLCIGVSLSAIFIRIGNFFNSEIVGKPCNPKLPFAVKFIQMDTEYGEVIPRHPTQIYESISYLLIFLLLWFFYNKKEKKIHDGFLSGIFFTLLWSVRFLLEFLKEPQGEEFIQFLSLNTGQCLSIPFIIFGLFLFNLDRIKKYFFWL